The DNA region GCCGTTGCTTGTCCTAAACCGCTGCCGGCCCCTGTAATAATTGCAACTTTTTCAGATAATTTACCCATAAAAAAATTCCTCCTTTTATATATATAATTGATACTATTAATTAAACAGTTGGTATCACTTACATTATCATTTGAAAAATTTTATATTTAATCCTTTGTTTTATCTCTCACTAACCTGCCCCGTTCGTATTATAAGGTCAGCCAGAAAATATTTCTGGTTGACCATTTTTTATATGGCTTTATTATAACAGTAGCCAGGGTAGAACCTACCTGCCCGTGGGGCTTGACCCCGTCAGCTAAACCGTTCGCCCCCTACTTGTAGAAACATGATTGAGGCTAGTCCACCGGTTGTAGATGTGGACTTCAAGGAATAATTTATTGGAGCCGTCATTCTTTTTTTGAATGTATTACCTACAAAGACATTCCCGCATCGACAACTAGTTCTGTTCCAGTAACGCGGCGGGCTTCGTCTGATGCAAGGTAAAGCGCGGCATTTGCAAGATCTTCCGGCTCAACGACTTCACCTAGCGGAATGGTATCAATGTACTTTTTCGCCAGTTCCTCGTTATCAAAAATAGCCTGTACCATTGGTGTCCTCGTTGTTCCAGGGATCAATGTGTTCACGCGGATTTTATCCTTGGCAAGGATGTTGGAGAATGTGTACGACATTGTGCGTACCGCACCTTTGGAACCTGCATATCCCGGATAGTCGGTTCGTGTCATGATACTGTTGGAAGCCACGTTGATGATGCTTCCGCCTTTGTTTTCCTTCAAGTGTGCGACCGCATGCTTGACCATATAGAAAGTTCCATATGCATTGACCTTGAAAATCTTATCGAATGCCTCTGAGTTGAACTGTTCTGCTGGGTCACTTGGCCCTGCATAACCAGCATTGTTCACCAGGATATCCAGTTTTCCGAATTTCTCGACTGCAAAGTCATTGATCTTCTTCGCACTTTCCTCCTGGGAGATATCACCAATGATGAACTCAGCTGTACCCCCAGCTTGTTCAATTGCCTGTTTTACTTGGGTTACTCCCTTGTCGCTAACATCGGCGAGAACCACCTTTGCGCCTTCTTCTGCAAAACGCTTTGCGATGGCTGCGCCAATTCCGGAACCGCTTCCAGTAACAATTGCAACTTTGTTCTCTAATCGTGCCATTCCTATTCCCTCCATGTTCGTATTTATAGACAAGTCTTAATGTTTTGTCTTTTTTATTTCTATTTCAGTATATCTCAGTTTCGAGATAAACGGGTGGAATATGCTCAGCATGTTAGTGAAAAAAATAGCACATTATTTCAGATTTCCCGCTGAATGAAAGGGGAAAAGAGTATCTGGAATAGTGTGCTCGTTGACAGTTGTTTGAAGTTCACTAGCTTTTCACCATTACTTAAATAATCATAGAGACTGTAAAACTCACAATCTCCCAGAACTTCTCGTAGAGTGATTACAAGTATAGACCATTCACGAGTTGACCTACACCTCCCGCACGGTAAAGGCAGGCCTTTGCATCACCTTATCCTAGTTCCGTACCAATCATCATCCAGCTCTTTCAGTTCAAAATTAACATTTTTATCAAAATACAATTTCACAACCCCATCCCGACTTTGGCAGTACACGATATGATAGGTGTCCCCATACGCTTGTTCCCAATCAAATAGGAAAGCTGATGAGGATTTTTCCATCACTTTCAGCATACCTAAGATGATCTAGTTTATCCCCTGATAATTCATTAATCTGCTCAATCCTGTCCCGCAAACTCGCACTCACTTCATCATGAAACTGGTCAGGAGCAGCGTTACCACCATTTCTGTAAAGGAAGATATCCCCAGAATTACTCTGGGACCCCAGTTTGCTATCCTCAATACTCTCGACTTCATCCTTCACAGCTTCAAACAGCTCACGCTGATCTTCAAAAACCTGATAATATTCAACTGTGGATTTCATATAAGTTATTACCGACCACATGGCTATAAAGACCACTAGAACAGCAATGCTGAACCCGATGATTTTCCTTCGCATAGTTTTTCACCTTCCTGAAAAAATGGAATGAGAGTTACCTGAGTGAGTGTACCACTGAATGGGAGTCAGTCCCCCGCTGAATGAAAGTGGAAAAGAGTATCTGGAATATTGTGCTCGTTTACATTTATAGTTTATGTATTTTTCTTGGATGTAGGTTCCCACCAATCAACTTCATCAAGTATGGAATCAAATTTAAGCAACTCAAAATCACGTGTTGAATAAAAATAATCACTTTCATCAATCGCAAAGATTTTGTTTAAATCATGGTCATCTACTAAATAGCTATCTCTTACTGTTGCTATCAAAGGAATTGGTAAAAGGGGGTTAGCATCATACATTGGATCATATATCTTTATATATGATTTATTTGAAAGATAGATATTTCCGTATCCACCCCTAAACAAGATACCTTCCTTGCAATAATAAGATTCATCAACACTCTTATAAACGATGTTTTCGTCTTCATCTACAATATAAGATGGTGAAAAATACTGATTCGTTTTTATAGAAATAGAATCACCTTTGTATTCATAAGAATATTGGATTTTTTCGTTTGGATAATTGATAACCGTCATAACTCTTCTGTTAAGAGAGTCATAACTGTGTTCTAGTGTATATTTGTTATCATTTGTTTTCCTTATTAAATTCCCTAAATGATCATAACTATGCTCAACTTTTTG from Neobacillus sp. FSL H8-0543 includes:
- a CDS encoding SDR family oxidoreductase, with amino-acid sequence MARLENKVAIVTGSGSGIGAAIAKRFAEEGAKVVLADVSDKGVTQVKQAIEQAGGTAEFIIGDISQEESAKKINDFAVEKFGKLDILVNNAGYAGPSDPAEQFNSEAFDKIFKVNAYGTFYMVKHAVAHLKENKGGSIINVASNSIMTRTDYPGYAGSKGAVRTMSYTFSNILAKDKIRVNTLIPGTTRTPMVQAIFDNEELAKKYIDTIPLGEVVEPEDLANAALYLASDEARRVTGTELVVDAGMSL